The genomic window AAGCTGTATGTTCACAATGAAAAGTCATGTTACAAAACTATATTCAGTGTGATAACGCCTGCCAAAAAGAACGCTGTAAAAGCAAATGCAGCACCGTCAACAGCGCTCATATGCAGCTGCTTCATTCTTGTTCTGCCCTCGCCGCCGTGGTAGCAGCGGCACTCCATTGCAAGTGCAAGCTCCTCGGCACGTCTGAATGATGACACAAACAGCGGCACAAGAATAGGTATCAGCGCCCTTGCACGCTTCATAAGCGAGCCTGTTTCCATATCAGCGCCCCTTGCCTTCTGAGCTGACATTATCTTATCAGTCTCCTCAATGAGCGTCGGGATAAACCTGAGCGCTATTGTCATCATCATAGCGAGCTCATGCACGGGGACTTTTATCTTCTTTAGCGGTGAGAGAAGCCTCTCGATAGCATCTGTAAGGTCTATCGGCGAGGTAGTATATGTCAGCAGCGACGAGCCTATGATAAGGCAGATTATCCTGACTGCCATAAACACTGCCGTATCGACACCCTCATCGGTTATCTGAAATATCTTCCACTTAAAATACGGCTCACCTGTCTTAATAAAGAACAGGTTGAGAACTGCTGTGAAAATGATTATGGGAACTATAGGCTTCAAGCTCTTTAGCATCAGCTTGAACGGTATGCGTGATATCAGAAATGACACCACAGTAAATACTGCGCCGACGAGCAGCCCCCATATGCTCTTTGACAGAAAGAGCATCACTATAAAAACGGCAGTAAGGATTATCTTCACCCTCGGGTCCATTCTGTGTACCGGGCTCTTACCGGGGAAATACTGCCCTATCGTTATATCCTTTATCAAAATTATTCTTCCTTAAATCTATATTTGCGCCATGCCGAGACGTTCAAGCACGAGTCTGACGGCATAGGGCGTTGTGAAAACCTGCTTATCAATATTCAGACCCATTTCTTTGAGCCTTAAGAACACGCTCGTTATCTGCGGAACAGAAAGCCCCATTGACCTCAGCTCGTCAGCCCTTGCGAAGACCTTAGGCGTCTCGTCAAGGCAGAAAAGCGAGCCTTTATTCATAACAAGTATCCTGTCAGCATAGCGTGCGATATCCTCCATTGAGTGAGAAACTATCATAACTGTGCTTTTTGTGGTATCGTGATAGTCTTTGAGCATTGAGAGTATCTGCTCTCTGCCCTTAGGGTCAAGACCTGATGCAGGTTCATCAAGAATCAGCACCTTTGGCTTCATAGCCATAACGCCTGCTATAGCAACACGTCTTTTCTGGCCGCCTGAAAGCTCAAACGGCGATTTATCCAAAAGCTCGGGCTTTAAGCCTACCATTTGAGCTGATTCCTTTATACGCTCATCTATCTCACTGTCTGACAGCCCCATATTCTTAGGACCGAAGGCGATATCCTTATAGCAGCTCTCCTCAAAGAGCTGATACTCGGGATACTGAAACACAAGGCCTACCTTGAAGCGGATATCACGAAGCCTTGCCTTATCCTCCCACAGCTTCTCGCCGTCTATATAAACGCTGCCCGAGCTGGGCTTTAAAAGCCCGTTGAAATGCTGGATAAGCGTCGATTTTCCGGAGCCTGTATGCCCTATGACACCTATTATCTCGCCCTCGTTT from Ruminococcus sp. NK3A76 includes these protein-coding regions:
- a CDS encoding energy-coupling factor transporter transmembrane component T, which translates into the protein MIKDITIGQYFPGKSPVHRMDPRVKIILTAVFIVMLFLSKSIWGLLVGAVFTVVSFLISRIPFKLMLKSLKPIVPIIIFTAVLNLFFIKTGEPYFKWKIFQITDEGVDTAVFMAVRIICLIIGSSLLTYTTSPIDLTDAIERLLSPLKKIKVPVHELAMMMTIALRFIPTLIEETDKIMSAQKARGADMETGSLMKRARALIPILVPLFVSSFRRAEELALAMECRCYHGGEGRTRMKQLHMSAVDGAAFAFTAFFLAGVITLNIVL
- a CDS encoding energy-coupling factor transporter ATPase; its protein translation is MAIIETQQLTYVYGEGTPFEKRAVDNVSLSINEGEIIGVIGHTGSGKSTLIQHFNGLLKPSSGSVYIDGEKLWEDKARLRDIRFKVGLVFQYPEYQLFEESCYKDIAFGPKNMGLSDSEIDERIKESAQMVGLKPELLDKSPFELSGGQKRRVAIAGVMAMKPKVLILDEPASGLDPKGREQILSMLKDYHDTTKSTVMIVSHSMEDIARYADRILVMNKGSLFCLDETPKVFARADELRSMGLSVPQITSVFLRLKEMGLNIDKQVFTTPYAVRLVLERLGMAQI